GGCGAGCGCGACGACGCCCTGCGGATGGCGCTCCTCCTCACGGCCGAGGATCCCGGGTCGGACCTCACCGCGCTGCTGTCGCCCGCGTGGCGGGCGCGGCTGCAGGGAACCGACCCGTTCGCCGCCTACCGCGCGGCCGACGCGCGTTTCGCCGGGCTCGATCCGGTGCAGCGGATGCTGTATACCGACACCCAGGTCCTTCTCCCCTGCCAGTTCCTGGAGAAGGTCGACAAGTCGACCATGGCGCACGGGGTGGAGGTGCGCGTCCCCTTCCTCGACGCGGAGCTGGCGGAGTACGCGATGGGGCTTCCCGCGCGGCTGAAGGTGCGGCGCGGGGCCAAGAAGTGGATCCTGCGCCAGGCGCTGCGGGGCGTGGTTCCCGACTTCGTGCTCGACGCGCCCAAGACCGGCTTCGGCGTGCCCTTCGGCCACTGGCTGCGCACCTCGCTGGCGCCGTTCTTCGACGAGGTGCTGGGCGACCCCGCGGTGCAGCGCGCCGGGCTGTTCGAGCCCCGCGCGCTGGCCCGCCGCGTGGCCGAGCACCGCTCCGGCGCGCGCGACCACGGCTTCCTCCTCTGGAAGATCCTGCACCTGGCGCTCTGGCAGCAGGAGTACCTGGCGGCGCCCGCGCGCGCGCCGCGCGAGCGGACCCCGGCCGGCCTGGCGGGCGGATGAGCCGCCGCCGCGCGCGCGCGCGCATCCTGTTCGTGGGCTCGTTCCCGCCGCCGGAACGGCACGTGTTCGGCGGCAACGTCACCGCGTGCGCAGGGCTGATGGGCTCGGCGTTCGCCCGCGAGCTCGAGGTGCTCACCCTCGACTCCAGCGCCCGCACCGTGCCCGCGCCGCCGCTGCTGGCGCGCATCGGCTACGGGCTGGCCCGCTCGGTTCGGTTCGTGGCGTCGCTCGAGCGGTCGCGCCCCGACGCCGTGCTCCTCTTCTGCTCGGCGGGCGCCAGCTTCGCCGAGAAGGCGGCGTACGCGGCCTACGCGCGGCTGCGCGGCGTGCCGTCGATCCTGTCGATGCGCGACGGCGGGTTCATGGGGCAGTACCGGCGCTCGCGGCTGTTCCGGGCGCTCGCGCGGCGCCTGGTGGGCGCGCCGCGGATGCTCCTGTGCCAGGGCGCCACCTGGCAGCGCTACTTCGCGGAGACGTTCGCGCTCCCCGGCGAGCGGCTGCCGATCGTGGAGAACTGGGTCGCCTCGCCCGGGCTGCTGGCGCTGGCGGAGGATCGCGGTCGCCGCGCCGCCGCCGCGGGCGAGGTGAGCCTCCTCTTCGTCGGCCACGTCGAGCGCACCAAGGGGGTGTTCGAGCTCCTCGACACCGTCGCCTCCCTCGCCGCTTCGGCGCCGGGGGTGCGGCTGGTGATCGCGGGCGACGGGACCGCGCGCGCCGAGGCGGAGCGGCGCGCGGAAGAGCTGGGGATCGCGGACCGCGTGCGCTTCGCGGGATGGATCACCGGGCGGGAGAAGCTGGACGCCTTTGCGGCCGCCGACGTGTTCGTCCTCCCCAGCCACTTCGAGGGCTTCCCCAACGTGGTGGTGGAGGCGATGGCGGCCGGCCTTCCCGTCGTCACCACGCCGGTGGGAAGCGTGGCGGACGTGATCGAGCCGGGGAAGAACGGCCTGCTCGTTCCGGTGGAGGACGCGAAGGCGCTGGCGGAGGCGATCTCCCGCCTCGCCAGCGACCCCGCGGAGCGGCGACGGATGGGCGCGGAGGGGCACCGCACCGCGCGGGCGCGCTTCGCCACCGAGGCGGCCGCCGAGCGGCTGGTGGCGCTGGTGCGCGAGGTCTGCGGCGGCGCTCCGCCGGCGCCCTTGGCCACCCGTCCAGGCGAAAATCCGGCGTGATCTTCACTTGCGTGGGGTTCACGCAACGGTTTACACTATCGGGCTTCCCCCGCGGGGGCCTTTCTGACGATACGAGGAGCACGATGCAGCAGGACTTTGGGGACGTGGTGGTCACCGGCGGCGCGGGCGCGATCGGCTCGCGCCTGGTGCGCCGCCTGCTGGACGACGGCGCGCGCACGGTGGTCGTGGTCGACGACCTTTCCTCCGGCTATCCCTGGCTCCTTCCCGACGATCCGCGCGTCCGCCTGGTGGTCGACGACGTCGTCGATCTCCCCGAGATGGAGCTGGGCGTC
This window of the Longimicrobium sp. genome carries:
- a CDS encoding glycosyltransferase family 4 protein, giving the protein MSRRRARARILFVGSFPPPERHVFGGNVTACAGLMGSAFARELEVLTLDSSARTVPAPPLLARIGYGLARSVRFVASLERSRPDAVLLFCSAGASFAEKAAYAAYARLRGVPSILSMRDGGFMGQYRRSRLFRALARRLVGAPRMLLCQGATWQRYFAETFALPGERLPIVENWVASPGLLALAEDRGRRAAAAGEVSLLFVGHVERTKGVFELLDTVASLAASAPGVRLVIAGDGTARAEAERRAEELGIADRVRFAGWITGREKLDAFAAADVFVLPSHFEGFPNVVVEAMAAGLPVVTTPVGSVADVIEPGKNGLLVPVEDAKALAEAISRLASDPAERRRMGAEGHRTARARFATEAAAERLVALVREVCGGAPPAPLATRPGENPA